Proteins encoded by one window of Lutibacter sp. A64:
- a CDS encoding V-type ATP synthase subunit D encodes MADKILMNKNFLAALKIELKEYKTALPVFEMKEQQLKGVVQEIENDIVRLQQSIEETNTKTKEWVGVMAEKTIDLSEIVKVDSVITEKQEIAGATIDAFVDLKFEEIEIDLFETPLWVDTAIEVIKDQKTDLLMIAIKRKNIELLREELAEARRMKNALKEVFIPETIDNIRKIQIYLGDVERLAIGCAKLVKKKKQDKGASV; translated from the coding sequence ATGGCAGATAAGATTTTAATGAATAAAAACTTTTTGGCTGCCTTAAAAATTGAGCTTAAAGAGTATAAAACAGCATTGCCTGTTTTTGAAATGAAAGAACAGCAGCTAAAAGGTGTGGTTCAAGAAATTGAAAATGATATAGTACGTTTACAACAGAGCATTGAGGAAACCAACACTAAAACAAAAGAATGGGTTGGTGTTATGGCAGAAAAAACTATTGATTTGTCTGAAATTGTAAAGGTAGATAGTGTAATTACAGAAAAACAAGAAATTGCTGGTGCCACTATAGATGCATTTGTAGACTTAAAATTTGAAGAGATAGAAATAGACTTGTTTGAAACACCTCTTTGGGTAGACACTGCTATTGAAGTTATTAAAGATCAGAAAACCGATTTGCTTATGATAGCAATAAAACGGAAAAATATTGAATTGCTTAGAGAAGAGTTAGCAGAAGCAAGGCGTATGAAAAATGCTCTTAAAGAAGTATTTATACCTGAAACAATTGATAATATTAGAAAAATTCAAATATACCTAGGTGATGTTGAAAGACTTGCCATTGGTTGTGCCAAATTAGTAAAAAAGAAAAAACAGGATAAAGGAGCTTCAGTATGA